The segment CGGAGCGCGCGAACCGCGCGAAGTCCGATTTCCTGTCCAGCATGAGCCACGAGCTGCGCAGCCCGCTCAATGCGATCCTGGGCTTCGCGCAGCTCATGGCGTCCGATTCGCCGCCGCCGACGCCGTCGCAGCAGGCGAGCATCGACCAGATCCTGCGGGCGGGATGGCATCTGCTCGAGCTGATCAACGACGTGCTCGACCTGGCGAAAATCGAATCCGGGCAAGTCGCGATTTCGCCCGAACCCGTGTCGTTGCGCGATGCATTGCGCGAATGCGAATCGATGATCGAGCCGCAGGCGCGGCAACGAGGCATTCGTGTGAGCTTTCCCGATGTCGAGCCGCGCTGCCATGTCCGCGCGGACCGGACGCGCGTCAAGCAGATCCTGCTCAACCTGCTGTCGAACGCGATCAAATACAACCGCCCGTCAGGCGCGGTCGACGTCGATTGCGACCTGCGCGTGCCGGGCCGGATTCGCGTCAGTGTGCGCGACACCGGCCTGGGCTTGTCGCCGGAGCAACTGGGCCAGTTGTTCCAGCCGTTCAATCGCCTGGGGCAGGATGCCGGCGCCGAGGAGGGCACGGGCATCGGCCTGGTCGTCGCGAAACGTCTGACGGAACTGATGGGCGGCGCCATCGGCGCCGACAGCACCGTCGGGAAGGGAAGCGTGTTCTGGATCGAGCTCGATGCGGCGGCAGCTCCGGAAGCCGCCGCGCGGGTCGGCGCACAGCCCGCCACGCCGGCCGGACACACGACCGCGGAGACGCCCGCCGAGCTGCCCGCGCATACCGTGCTCTACATCGAGGACAATCCGGCCAACCGGGCGCTTGTGGAGCAACTGCTCGCGCGGCGCGCGGACCTGCGCATGCTCAGCGCGGCGACCGGGCAACTCGGTGTGGCGCTGGCGCGCAGCGCGCTGCCGCAGGTGATCCTGATGGACATCAACCTGCCCGACATCAGCGGCATCGACGCGCTGGGCCTGTTGCTCAGCCATCCTGAAACGGCGGCGATTCCGGTCGTGGCGCTCAGTTCGAATGCCATGCCGCGCGACATCGACCAGGGCCTGAAGGCGGGCTTCTTCCGCTATCTGACGAAGCCGATCCGGATCGAGCCGTTCATGCATGCGCTGGCCGAGGCGATTGCGTTTGCGGAAGGAAAGCGATGATGCGGGGCTGCGCACCATGATCGATTCGTCTGCCATCCTCGACGCCAGGATCCTGGTCGTCGACGATCTGGAGGCCAATATCCTGCTGCTCGAGCAGATCCTGCATCGGGCGGGCTACGCACACGTCGCGTCGACGATGGATGCCTCCGCGGTGTGCGAGCTGCACCGCCGGAACGGCTACGACCTGATCCTGCTCGATCTCCAGATGCCCGGCATCGATGGCTTTCAGGTGATGGAGAGCCTGAAGGCGCTCGAGGCGGACAGCTATCTGCCTGTCATCGTGATCACCGCGCAGCCGGCCCACAAATTGCGCGCATTGCAGGCCGGCGCGAAGGACTTCATCAGCAAGCCGTTCGATCTGGCCGAAGTGCTGATGCGGGTCCGCAACATGCTGGAAGTTCGCCTGCTGCATCGGGCGTTGCGCGACTACGGCAAGGCGCTCGAACAGAAGGTGCGGGAAGTGGAGGCGAGCCGCGAGCGGATTCGTGAACAGAGCGACGAGCTGAAGGGCCTGTACGCGAAGGTCGTCGCCGAGCAGAAGGTCTCCGAGCGGCTGCTGCTCAACATGCTGCCTTCTCCGATCGCCGAGCGCCTGAAGGCCCATCTCGACGACCTCGCCGACAGTTTCCCGGAAGTGATCGCAGACCGGTTTCCGGAGGTGTCGGTGTTGTTCGCGGATATCGT is part of the Burkholderia ubonensis subsp. mesacidophila genome and harbors:
- a CDS encoding PAS domain-containing hybrid sensor histidine kinase/response regulator; the encoded protein is MRRGHSSAQFPPQQVEAVEGERSFRSLADAIPHIVWTADPDGWVDYMNCRGLSYGGVTLEQAQAQGWESFLHPDDLQLAIDTWTRAIQSGVEFEIEYRLRRASDGAYRWFLCRALPFRDRDGKIVKWFGTETDIEDLKQARAAAERANRAKSDFLSSMSHELRSPLNAILGFAQLMASDSPPPTPSQQASIDQILRAGWHLLELINDVLDLAKIESGQVAISPEPVSLRDALRECESMIEPQARQRGIRVSFPDVEPRCHVRADRTRVKQILLNLLSNAIKYNRPSGAVDVDCDLRVPGRIRVSVRDTGLGLSPEQLGQLFQPFNRLGQDAGAEEGTGIGLVVAKRLTELMGGAIGADSTVGKGSVFWIELDAAAAPEAAARVGAQPATPAGHTTAETPAELPAHTVLYIEDNPANRALVEQLLARRADLRMLSAATGQLGVALARSALPQVILMDINLPDISGIDALGLLLSHPETAAIPVVALSSNAMPRDIDQGLKAGFFRYLTKPIRIEPFMHALAEAIAFAEGKR
- a CDS encoding adenylate/guanylate cyclase domain-containing protein, with product MIDSSAILDARILVVDDLEANILLLEQILHRAGYAHVASTMDASAVCELHRRNGYDLILLDLQMPGIDGFQVMESLKALEADSYLPVIVITAQPAHKLRALQAGAKDFISKPFDLAEVLMRVRNMLEVRLLHRALRDYGKALEQKVREVEASRERIREQSDELKGLYAKVVAEQKVSERLLLNMLPSPIAERLKAHLDDLADSFPEVIADRFPEVSVLFADIVDFTGFSAGMRPEQLVEMLNEIFTEFDLIADARGLEKIKTIGDAYMAAAGLPFPVADHAERAAHMALDMIDALARFNALRRCNLQLRIGINSGEVVAGVIGKRKFIYDLWGMAVNLASRMESQGVAGRVQLTEATRERLGEPFVCEARGTIAAKGMGELRTWFLVGRAGAAAS